The Halalkalibaculum roseum genome window below encodes:
- a CDS encoding IPT/TIG domain-containing protein yields the protein MPTNIPDDQLPVIQSVEPDSGTYGTTVSIRGDRFSDAAQGLKVAFNGVEAEINTISESEIEVTVPKRSKTGPVSLTIGKQTVSGPVFNYLLTVTVTTEAGSGFEGNVDGEQSSARFNQPWGVEVNDAGSIFISDYHNTAIRKVYRSQTVSTFASGFTSNPMGMALGVDGTLYVAGSFNNLVHAISPAGEVTRFAGSGFIGDQNGEKLLATFNVPADVAIKQSNLTLYVADAFNNKIRVISPNGEVSTLAGMRARGYRDGPGPQALFYRPVSLALNLEETVLYVSDLFNHRIRKVDLNTGFVSNFAGEGVRGFKDGPVDEARFNEPLGITVDRDGTMYVADSENHRIRMIKDGMVTTIAGTGEAGLQNGSGKEARFNDPYHLVISRNGGSVLFVVDRKNNVIRRLLIE from the coding sequence TTGCCGACAAATATTCCCGACGATCAGTTACCGGTCATTCAGTCAGTTGAACCCGATAGCGGTACTTACGGCACAACTGTATCCATACGCGGAGACCGTTTTAGTGATGCTGCACAAGGTTTGAAAGTAGCTTTCAATGGTGTAGAAGCTGAGATAAATACCATTTCTGAGAGCGAAATTGAGGTTACGGTCCCGAAAAGGTCAAAAACAGGTCCCGTTTCGCTGACTATAGGCAAACAAACTGTAAGTGGACCTGTCTTTAACTATCTGTTAACCGTCACCGTAACCACGGAGGCAGGCAGCGGATTTGAAGGAAATGTGGATGGGGAGCAATCTTCTGCTCGTTTTAACCAGCCCTGGGGAGTTGAGGTTAATGATGCCGGTAGCATTTTCATATCGGACTATCATAATACCGCTATTCGGAAAGTTTACCGGAGTCAGACAGTATCGACCTTTGCTTCAGGTTTTACGAGCAATCCGATGGGTATGGCACTGGGTGTAGATGGGACTCTTTATGTTGCAGGTTCATTTAATAATTTGGTTCATGCTATCAGTCCCGCAGGAGAAGTAACGCGATTTGCAGGAAGCGGGTTTATCGGTGATCAGAATGGTGAAAAGCTATTAGCCACCTTTAATGTGCCGGCCGATGTTGCAATAAAGCAGTCCAACCTCACACTATATGTGGCCGATGCTTTCAATAATAAAATCAGGGTCATTAGTCCGAATGGAGAAGTATCTACCTTGGCAGGTATGAGAGCACGAGGTTATCGAGACGGTCCAGGGCCACAAGCGCTCTTTTACCGGCCGGTCAGTCTGGCTTTGAACTTGGAAGAAACGGTACTCTACGTCTCAGATTTATTTAATCACAGGATTCGTAAGGTCGACCTGAATACCGGTTTTGTCAGCAACTTTGCGGGGGAAGGTGTTCGAGGATTTAAGGACGGGCCGGTGGATGAGGCACGCTTTAATGAACCCCTAGGGATAACCGTGGATCGCGATGGGACCATGTACGTGGCGGATTCCGAAAACCACAGAATCAGAATGATCAAAGACGGAATGGTAACTACGATTGCAGGTACCGGTGAAGCGGGACTACAGAATGGATCCGGAAAAGAAGCGCGTTTTAATGATCCCTATCACCTAGTTATAAGCCGAAATGGGGGGTCTGTTCTATTCGTCGTGGATCGCAAAAATAATGTCATTAGGCGCCTGTTGATTGAGTAG
- a CDS encoding porin family protein: MKKLFALLLVIGLVTSAGVDTLKAQSPLNFGLRAGLNFANFNDLDGDRPDSRTGIMVGGYLNFKVPMSPVSIQPEVLYTQKGAEESGATVELDYLEIPVLAKFSFAPGPATPHVYVGPYVGFVLNSEISGGGGSVEIDNAQTDFGGIVGAGLDINLGLTKLNAGARYGFGLNDAFDNGQGKNGVFSIVVGVAL; the protein is encoded by the coding sequence ATGAAAAAATTATTCGCTTTACTACTTGTAATCGGCCTGGTAACATCCGCCGGTGTAGACACGCTTAAAGCACAATCACCGCTTAATTTTGGCCTAAGAGCGGGATTAAACTTCGCCAATTTCAATGATTTAGATGGAGATAGACCTGATTCTCGAACCGGAATTATGGTTGGGGGTTACTTAAACTTCAAGGTTCCTATGAGTCCTGTATCTATTCAACCTGAAGTACTCTACACTCAAAAAGGGGCTGAAGAATCAGGAGCAACCGTAGAGTTGGATTATCTCGAAATTCCGGTACTTGCCAAATTTAGCTTCGCTCCCGGTCCTGCCACTCCTCATGTATATGTCGGTCCTTACGTAGGTTTTGTCCTGAACAGTGAGATTTCCGGTGGCGGTGGAAGCGTTGAAATCGACAATGCTCAAACTGACTTTGGCGGTATTGTTGGTGCCGGTCTGGATATTAACCTGGGTCTGACGAAACTCAATGCCGGTGCCCGGTACGGTTTCGGACTAAATGATGCTTTTGATAACGGACAAGGTAAAAACGGTGTCTTTTCCATCGTTGTTGGAGTCGCTTTGTAA
- a CDS encoding ThuA domain-containing protein gives MQDQPRLLVFTKTEGYRHASIPKGVEALEKIASENGWSIHHTEDASVFNPDTLNTYRTVIFLSTTGDIFNETQQNAFEDFIQNGGGFVGIHAATDTEYDWPWYGDMVGAYFESHPQIQEARLKVVDRSHPSTDFLPEEWIRTDEWYNFMDINPGINVLINLDENSYEGGNNGDNHPIAWFHKFEGGHIFYTGGGHTSESFDSEPFLNHLKGGIEYVLQNSLE, from the coding sequence ATGCAAGACCAGCCCCGGCTGCTGGTATTTACTAAAACCGAAGGCTACCGGCATGCTTCTATACCAAAAGGTGTTGAAGCATTGGAAAAGATAGCAAGTGAAAACGGGTGGAGTATTCATCATACCGAAGATGCCTCCGTTTTTAATCCTGATACGCTTAATACTTACCGAACGGTAATTTTCCTGAGCACCACAGGAGATATTTTCAACGAAACTCAACAGAATGCATTTGAAGATTTTATCCAAAATGGGGGCGGTTTTGTAGGTATTCACGCCGCAACCGATACGGAATATGATTGGCCCTGGTATGGGGATATGGTGGGTGCCTATTTCGAGAGCCATCCCCAAATACAGGAAGCGCGACTTAAGGTGGTAGATAGGAGTCACCCTTCAACCGATTTTCTCCCAGAGGAGTGGATCAGAACCGATGAGTGGTACAATTTTATGGATATTAATCCGGGCATCAACGTACTTATTAACCTTGATGAAAACAGTTATGAGGGCGGCAACAATGGGGACAATCACCCGATTGCCTGGTTTCACAAATTTGAGGGAGGGCACATCTTCTACACGGGTGGCGGACATACCTCTGAAAGCTTTGACAGTGAGCCCTTCCTGAATCATCTGAAGGGTGGGATTGAATATGTCTTACAAAATTCTTTAGAATAA